From a region of the Dunckerocampus dactyliophorus isolate RoL2022-P2 chromosome 20, RoL_Ddac_1.1, whole genome shotgun sequence genome:
- the snrka gene encoding SNF-related serine/threonine-protein kinase, with translation MSGLKRHHDGKIAGLYDLDKTLGRGHFAVVKLARHVFTGEKVAVKVIDKTKLDPVARGHLFQEVRCMKLVQHPNVVRLYEVIDTATKLYLILELGDGGDMYDCIMKHEGGLSEEVSKCYFAQIVHAISYCHQLHVVHRDLKPENVVFFEKQGVVKLTDFGFSNRFQPGKKLNTSCGSLAYSAPEILLGDEYDAPAVDIWSLGVILFMLVCGQPPFQEANDSETLTMIMDCKYTVPPHISGACRDLIGHMLQRDPKKRATLEQIESHEWLQGIDPSPATKLSTPLVSHRSLLEEEHGSIIQRMVLGGIADRDAITEALESNQYNHITATYFLLAERMLRERQEKEQHSQTRSPSPSKAQFRQSWPTRVDVHQDVSDGLGGPAISHPGGPQSPARSAESLHKGPRPKTALLDLSQRQDNHAAMQSQQNQDKGLRPLSKHHSNPLRLGSLTSGGPCKTRSPSLFSVEEDEEEEGEDRCLSPSGPPAQVVLRCKASSSLASSRNRLTSRMSAPVLNQIHEEEKGEDDEEEEEELKGLGLTKPSLSLNLNSRVPSPSALSPKTVNSAAPVTTLTPGSETSDDNTESQRLSDAAVLHGDGESNEDGEKRGAGQGSPSNCASPGSGSGQGKGSAKSSSGLVESLKLMSLCLSSQFHNLTGNAGGGTPGNGAGGLGGDPQERPVWRMCVGGSTGSLDKVSLLGGPSPRGNLYQQPPPLGDALADPLLEGSCSGTLMLGELDLARENHRNMKNRALQMPLSDKTLSVNIHRSPKEGLLCTPTPHSCCQVI, from the exons ATGTCGGGCCTCAAACGTCACCATGACGGGAAGATCGCCGGGCTGTATGACCTGGACAAGACGCTGGGGCGTGGACACTTTGCCGTGGTTAAACTGGCCCGGCATGTCTTCACTGGAGAAAAG GTGGCAGTAAAGGTGATCGATAAGACCAAGCTCGACCCGGTGGCGCGGGGACACCTTTTCCAGGAGGTGCGTTGCATGAAGCTGGTGCAGCACCCCAATGTGGTGCGCCTTTACGAGGTCATTGACACGGCCACCAAGCTCTACCTCATCCTGGAACTGGGCGATGGCGGGGACATGTACGACTGCATCATGAAGCACGAAGGAGGCCTCAGTGAGGAG GTGTCCAAGTGTTACTTCGCCCAGATCGTGCACGCCATCTCTTATTGTCACCAGCTGCACGTGGTGCACAGGGACCTGAAGCCCGAGAACGTGGTGTTTTTTGAGAAGCAGGGCGTCGTCAAGCTCACCGACTTCGGCTTCAGCAACAGATTTCAGCCCGGGAAGAAGCTCAACACCTCTTGCGGCTCGCTGGCTTACTCAGCGCCCGAGATCCTGCTCGGAGACGAATACGACGCGCCGGCTGTCG ATATCTGGAGCCTGGGCGTCATTCTCTTCATGCTGGTGTGCGGTCAGCCTCCCTTTCAGGAGGCCAACGACAGCGAGACGCTCACCATGATCATGGACTGCAAATACACAGTGCCGCCACACATCTCCGGCGCCTGCAGAGA TCTTATCGGCCACATGCTGCAGCGGGACCCCAAGAAGCGAGCGACTCTGGAGCAGATCGAGAGCCACGAGTGGCTTCAAGGCATCGACCCGTCCCCGGCCACCAAGCTGTCCACGCCGCTGGTGTCCCACCGCAGCTTGCTGGAAGAAGAGCATGGCTCTATCATCCAGCGTATGGTGCTGGGGGGCATCGCGGACAGGGATGCCATAACTGA GGCTCTGGAGTCAAACCAGTACAACCACATCACGGCGACTTACTTCCTGCTGGCTGAGAGGATGCTGAGGGAACGGCAAGAGAAGGAGCAACACAGCCAGACACGATCGCCCAGCCCAAGCAAGGCTCAGTTCAG GCAGTCCTGGCCCACCCGAGTGGACGTCCACCAGGATGTAAGCGACGGCTTGGGCGGTCCGGCTATCTCACACCCTGGTGGGCCTCAATCCCCCGCTCGCAGTGCTGAGAGCCTCCACAAAGGCCCCAGGCCCAAAACGGCGCTACTGGATCTCAGTCAGAGGCAGGACAACCACGCGGCGATGCAAAGCCAGCAGAACCAGGACAAGGGTCTCCGGCCTCTGTCCAAGCACCACTCCAACCCCCTCAGACTGGGCTCTCTGACCTCAGGTGGGCCTTGCAAAACCCGCAGTCCCAGCCTTTTCAGcgtggaggaggacgaggaagaaGAGGGCGAGGACAGATGTTTGTCCCCCTCTGGTCCTCCCGCTCAAGTGGTGCTCCGCTGCAAAGCCTCCTCCTCGCTCGCCTCGTCTCGTAACCGCTTAACGTCCCGGATGAGCGCCCCCGTTCTCAATCAGATCCACGAGGAGGAGAAAGGGGAGGatgatgaagaggaagaagaggagttAAAAGGGCTTGGCCTGACCAAACCCAGCCTCAGCCTCAATCTGAACTCTCGAGTCCCGTCGCCCTCGGCGCTCTCGCCTAAAACTGTCAACTCGGCGGCGCCCGTCACCACCCTGACCCCTGGCTCAGAGACGAGCGATGACAACACGGAGAGTCAGCGCTTATCGGACGCTGCGGTTCTACATGGGGACGGGGAGAGTAATGAGGATGGTGAGAAAAGGGGGGCAGGCCAGGGTAGTCCCTCTAACTGCGCCAGTCCCGGGTCAGGTTCTGGCCAAGGGAAAGGCTCGGCGAAAAGTTCCAGTGGTCTGGTGGAAAGCCTCAAGCTGATGAGTTTGTGCCTCAGCTCCCAGTTCCACAATCTGACAGGCAACGCCGGGGGAGGGACACCCGGAAACGGCGCGGGCGGCCTCGGCGGGGACCCTCAGGAACGCCCCGTGTGGAGGATGTGCGTGGGCGGCTCCACGGGCAGCCTGGATAAAGTCTCGCTCCTGGGGGGGCCGTCGCCCCGGGGGAACCTCTACCAGCAGCCGCCCCCTTTAGGGGATGCGCTGGCGGACCCGCTGTTGGAGGGCTCCTGCTCGGGGACGCTGATGCTGGGGGAGCTGGACCTGGCCCGGGAGAACCACAGGAACATGAAGAACCGAGCCCTGCAGATGCCTCTGAGTGACAAGACTCTGTCGGTCAACATCCACCGCAGCCCAAAGGAGGGGCTGCTGTGTACCCCGACCCCTCACAGCTGCTGCCAAGTCATCTAG